The following proteins come from a genomic window of Flavobacterium crocinum:
- a CDS encoding MFS transporter — translation MSSENVQTKWGQFISLIIVFFFWGFVGSANDILIPVFKKVFTLSQVQSQLVAWAFYAAYFVGSIIFFLVSLKLDVLQKFGYKRTLSAGLLLSAVGSFLFIPAATMESFPFFLTALFTVGLGFSIQQIVANPLAIKMGSPNTGAHRLTLAGGINSFGTTIGAILLGIALFGMGDNKKTALSLEDIKLPFIILGLAFIAVAIFMNFSKIEDPEKEEEAIIKEPHSKFNILDYPQLYLGMLGIFIYVGTEVTIISNLPALLHTSEFGNVLEDAIAPFIALYWGSLMIGRWNGGVNVFNTSNLVNTALKFIVPAVAFGVIIGANIFAAHDVSSFYIYPIWILLFIAVSFVGGKNAGKTLMLFGISGLLMMVLGLVWPNPEIAKFFFISGGLFLSIMWPSIFDLAIAGLGKNTGKASSFLIMMILGGGVIPLIQGSICDLDITSPEGIFGISWTHFSYIVPLLGFAYLAFYGFYCPQILKKQGISHVQSEGGGH, via the coding sequence ATGAGTTCAGAAAATGTGCAAACCAAATGGGGGCAGTTTATCTCTTTGATAATTGTCTTCTTCTTTTGGGGTTTTGTTGGATCTGCCAATGACATCCTGATTCCAGTATTCAAAAAAGTATTTACGTTATCGCAAGTACAATCACAATTAGTAGCGTGGGCATTTTATGCAGCATACTTTGTTGGATCAATTATATTCTTTTTAGTTTCTTTAAAGCTTGACGTACTCCAAAAGTTCGGCTACAAAAGAACACTTTCTGCTGGATTACTCCTTTCAGCAGTTGGCTCATTTTTATTCATTCCAGCGGCAACAATGGAAAGTTTCCCTTTCTTTTTAACTGCCTTATTTACTGTTGGTTTAGGATTTTCTATCCAGCAAATAGTAGCAAATCCGTTAGCAATTAAGATGGGAAGCCCAAACACTGGAGCACACCGTTTAACACTTGCTGGGGGTATCAACTCTTTCGGAACCACAATTGGAGCTATCCTATTAGGAATTGCTTTGTTTGGAATGGGTGATAATAAAAAAACAGCTCTTTCATTAGAAGATATTAAATTACCTTTTATTATTCTTGGCCTTGCTTTTATTGCTGTGGCAATTTTTATGAATTTCTCTAAAATTGAAGATCCTGAAAAAGAGGAAGAAGCCATTATTAAAGAACCTCATAGTAAATTTAACATTCTTGATTACCCGCAATTATACCTTGGAATGTTAGGTATTTTTATTTACGTAGGAACAGAAGTAACGATCATCAGTAATTTACCTGCTCTATTACACACTAGCGAGTTTGGAAATGTACTAGAAGATGCAATCGCTCCATTTATAGCGCTATATTGGGGAAGTTTAATGATTGGTCGTTGGAATGGTGGTGTAAACGTATTTAACACTTCAAACTTAGTAAACACGGCACTTAAATTTATCGTTCCTGCTGTAGCATTTGGAGTAATCATCGGAGCTAACATTTTTGCAGCACATGACGTTTCTTCATTCTATATCTACCCAATCTGGATTTTACTGTTTATTGCAGTAAGTTTTGTTGGAGGAAAAAATGCCGGAAAAACTTTAATGCTTTTCGGTATTTCAGGATTATTAATGATGGTATTAGGTTTAGTTTGGCCAAATCCGGAAATTGCTAAATTCTTCTTTATCTCAGGAGGTTTATTCTTATCTATTATGTGGCCTTCTATCTTCGATTTAGCGATCGCAGGATTAGGAAAAAATACCGGAAAAGCATCTTCTTTCTTAATTATGATGATTCTTGGAGGTGGTGTAATTCCATTAATTCAGGGAAGTATTTGTGACCTTGACATCACAAGTCCAGAAGGAATTTTCGGAATTTCATGGACACACTTCTCATACATTGTACCACTTCTTGGTTTTGCATACTTAGCATTCTACGGATTCTACTGTCCACAAATCCTAAAAAAACAAGGTATCAGCCACGTACAAAGCGAAGGCGGCGGACACTAA